One Agelaius phoeniceus isolate bAgePho1 chromosome 6, bAgePho1.hap1, whole genome shotgun sequence DNA window includes the following coding sequences:
- the LOC129121783 gene encoding serum amyloid A protein-like: protein MRLWVCIALLSVVLCVSADRPRIFGKIAEAGKFVWDAAGGARDMFRAYTDMREANYKGADKYFHARGNYDAARRGPGGAWAAKVISDAREGWQSRVSGRGAEDTRLDQEANEWGRRGRDPNHYRPKGLPGRY, encoded by the exons ATGAGGCTCTGGGTCTGCATTGCGTTGCTCTCCGTTGTTCTGTGTGTGAGTGCTGACAGACCAAGGATATTCGGAAAAATAGCCGAAGCTGGAAAATTTGtctgggatgcagcaggag GGGCACGGGATATGTTCAGAGCATACACGGACATGCGTGAGGCGAATTACAAAGGTGCTGACAAGTATTTCCATGCCCGTGGGAATTATGATGCTGCCCGGAGAGGACCTGGTGGTGCTTGGGCAGCGAAAGTGATCAG CGACGCCCgggagggctggcagagccGTGTGAGCGGCAGAGGCGCCGAGGACACCCGGCTGGACCAGGAGGCGAACGAGTGGGGCCGGAGGGGCAGGGACCCGAACCACTACCGGCCCAAGGGGCTGCCCGGGCGGTACTAG